Proteins from a genomic interval of Paenibacillus sp. FSL R5-0623:
- the cyoE gene encoding heme o synthase, whose amino-acid sequence MLKDMIALTKPGLLRLNVFAVAVGFWVASKWDINWLSLLMVVIGSTLVIASACVINNYWDRELDQKMERTKKRMDYINHLKPGFVLGYGIILGVVGLAVLYLLVNPLSGWMALLGWFAYIVIYTMWLKRSSTWSTSLGGIAGAMPPVIGYTAVTNEIDAGAWLLFALLFLWQPPHFWSLGIRRVEEYRAAGFPLLPVVKGVKRTKFQMIPYVFLLLPAVFLLYYFNYVGLVFLIVSLVGGLIWFVHTLSGLKTQDDEKWAKVNFLISVNYLMLVFIVMVANTVWS is encoded by the coding sequence ATGCTTAAAGACATGATTGCATTAACTAAGCCCGGACTACTAAGGTTAAATGTGTTTGCGGTGGCGGTAGGATTCTGGGTAGCTTCAAAATGGGATATCAACTGGTTATCTCTGCTCATGGTCGTAATTGGATCAACTTTGGTTATTGCTTCAGCTTGTGTAATCAACAATTATTGGGATCGTGAATTGGACCAAAAGATGGAGCGCACCAAAAAAAGGATGGATTACATCAACCATCTGAAGCCAGGGTTTGTACTTGGTTATGGCATTATCCTTGGTGTTGTGGGACTAGCAGTACTGTATCTCCTGGTGAATCCGTTATCAGGCTGGATGGCACTGCTTGGGTGGTTCGCTTACATCGTGATTTACACGATGTGGTTGAAACGCAGTTCGACGTGGAGCACGTCGCTGGGTGGAATTGCGGGAGCGATGCCGCCTGTCATCGGTTATACGGCTGTAACCAATGAGATTGATGCAGGTGCCTGGTTGCTGTTTGCACTATTATTCTTGTGGCAACCACCACACTTCTGGTCATTGGGTATTCGCCGGGTAGAGGAGTATCGCGCTGCGGGCTTCCCGTTGTTGCCAGTAGTTAAAGGGGTGAAACGCACCAAGTTTCAGATGATCCCTTATGTTTTTCTGCTGCTTCCTGCTGTATTTCTGTTGTATTATTTCAACTACGTAGGTCTGGTATTTCTGATTGTATCTTTGGTCGGTGGACTGATCTGGTTTGTGCATACCCTTAGCGGACTGAAGACACAGGATGATGAGAAGTGGGCAAAAGTAAACTTTTTGATCTCGGTGAACTATCTCATGCTCGTATTTATTGTGATGGTCGCGAATACGGTATGGTCTTAA
- a CDS encoding tetratricopeptide repeat protein yields the protein MSNLEQAVRWRQEGKVQEAIELLQEITVQEPENANVWYQLAWAHDSLGLEREAVPHYEKALSLGLSGEDRAGAILGLGSTYRTLGQYEQAKVWFETGMKEFPAYREFEVFYAMVLYNLGEHAEAIQRLLVQLADTSSDKRINDYNRAIRYYADQLDRVWE from the coding sequence ATGAGTAATTTGGAACAGGCCGTGCGATGGAGACAAGAAGGCAAGGTACAGGAAGCGATTGAACTACTGCAAGAGATTACAGTCCAGGAACCCGAGAATGCCAATGTCTGGTATCAGCTGGCTTGGGCGCATGATTCGCTTGGGTTAGAGCGGGAGGCTGTCCCGCATTATGAGAAGGCACTAAGTCTTGGACTTTCTGGCGAGGACAGAGCAGGTGCAATACTTGGACTAGGCAGTACATATCGAACGCTTGGACAGTATGAGCAGGCAAAGGTTTGGTTTGAAACGGGCATGAAAGAATTCCCGGCGTACCGGGAATTTGAAGTTTTCTATGCCATGGTGCTCTACAATCTGGGTGAACATGCAGAAGCGATCCAAAGACTGCTCGTGCAACTTGCGGACACATCAAGTGACAAGAGAATCAATGACTATAACAGAGCAATCCGTTACTACGCAGATCAGCTCGATCGTGTGTGGGAA